The following proteins are co-located in the Polystyrenella longa genome:
- a CDS encoding ABC transporter ATP-binding protein, with translation MSAETIISIENVSKTFFMGDVKVPVLHEINLQIKQGDFVVIVGPSGSGKSTLLNLIGGLDRPTTGKIWFDRPEQQVSSFTDPQLTAYRREHVGFVFQFYNLVPTLTATENVQIASELSQEGMDPAGALELVGLEHRVEHFPSQMSGGEQQRVAIARAIAKNPRLLLCDEPTGALDLSTGRSILGVLHKLNQELGKTVVLITHNSAISEMATRTVHIGSGTIASMTENEHPISPEEISW, from the coding sequence ATGAGTGCCGAAACGATCATTTCGATCGAGAATGTTAGCAAGACGTTCTTTATGGGCGACGTGAAAGTCCCCGTGCTGCATGAGATCAATCTGCAGATTAAACAGGGAGACTTTGTCGTCATCGTCGGGCCTTCCGGGTCGGGGAAGAGTACGCTGCTGAACTTGATCGGAGGACTGGACCGCCCAACTACAGGTAAGATCTGGTTTGATCGGCCAGAACAGCAGGTCAGCAGTTTTACGGATCCCCAGTTAACCGCTTATCGACGCGAGCATGTCGGTTTTGTTTTTCAATTCTACAACTTAGTGCCCACGTTAACTGCGACTGAGAATGTTCAAATCGCGAGCGAGTTAAGCCAGGAGGGAATGGATCCGGCAGGAGCTTTGGAACTGGTCGGCCTCGAACATCGGGTGGAGCATTTCCCCTCGCAGATGTCGGGGGGCGAACAACAGCGAGTCGCCATTGCCCGTGCCATCGCCAAGAATCCCAGACTACTGCTGTGCGACGAACCTACGGGGGCATTGGACCTCTCTACAGGGCGCAGCATTTTGGGTGTCCTGCATAAGCTGAATCAGGAGTTGGGAAAGACCGTAGTACTGATTACCCACAACTCAGCGATTTCAGAGATGGCGACCCGTACTGTGCATATTGGTTCGGGCACGATTGCGTCGATGACAGAGAACGAGCATCCCATTTCACCGGAGGAAATCAGCTGGTGA
- a CDS encoding (2Fe-2S)-binding protein → MKPDDHVCLCFHISRRKIENYIRIYQPKRASQVSECGGAGSGCGWCIPFLKRYFEQAQSGQGVDDLTAEEYAQARGQYIHSGKGTPPPGATPPPQNC, encoded by the coding sequence GTGAAACCTGATGATCATGTCTGTCTCTGCTTTCATATCTCTCGACGAAAGATCGAAAACTACATTCGTATCTATCAGCCGAAACGAGCGAGTCAGGTCAGTGAATGTGGTGGTGCTGGTTCCGGGTGTGGTTGGTGTATTCCGTTTTTGAAACGATATTTCGAGCAGGCTCAATCAGGACAGGGAGTCGATGACTTGACTGCTGAAGAATACGCGCAAGCGCGAGGACAATACATTCACTCTGGAAAAGGAACTCCTCCACCCGGAGCCACCCCGCCTCCACAAAATTGTTAA
- a CDS encoding zinc ribbon domain-containing protein, which yields MKPFRVACPSCQKRLTINKPELVGKRVKCPQCKNPLVIKPPTNKPTSNKLGVLDSPNVAPTQPVPQKTKEASSEPAGVIPQLNIPEDDLLLNRQKRRRRKSSGSKWIVIGIFLLLSAGAMGGFLYVNSTAGPNQPVTSASSPKPVSKPVAASAAKTESNVLEIDRGKPFTFEYIPTGARVVFHWRPAALQQAGDQPGELWQCSGALLPWLEKELTGFTGLSSADVETVTCYLIPGPRGQLPSFVYKFKPIETFDLQAWVNGQEAATDQQDGFQVYAVGEQRLFWLDDQTGMSVPSSLLEEAITTGTDPLPMTAGLDQLISRSDSDAEVSILFDLKAVEIGMKDWIPSREQQVLQTFLSYWGDDTEAVLWDLNLENDQLHSSIQLQASPFAASKKLQQQWQANIQGMGKMTWQELRNKALHSVGAQTVLARFPAMIQLASRFTTVDVEKQRVTMNTTLSERAAPNLTLASWLYWREQILPESAVTAAPVTTETVKTKSLVDRLQATLFIDFRLTPLQEAIEQIGQESKIVFEIDGDALKNEGYTQNMQQNYNLGEVTVETALAHLMKQYPKMALVLNEADNKVIVTTKSAATAKQQTPYAFPTENQ from the coding sequence ATGAAGCCCTTCCGAGTCGCCTGCCCTTCGTGTCAGAAGCGGTTAACGATCAATAAACCGGAATTGGTCGGCAAGCGGGTTAAGTGCCCGCAATGCAAAAATCCACTGGTAATCAAACCACCCACGAATAAGCCAACTTCGAATAAACTTGGAGTTCTGGATTCGCCGAACGTTGCACCGACTCAACCAGTACCGCAAAAAACAAAAGAAGCTTCGTCCGAACCGGCAGGCGTGATTCCACAGTTGAATATCCCTGAAGATGATCTGTTGTTGAATCGTCAAAAACGACGTCGACGAAAATCATCGGGATCGAAATGGATCGTTATTGGTATCTTTCTGTTGCTCTCGGCGGGAGCTATGGGTGGGTTCTTATATGTTAACTCCACGGCGGGGCCGAACCAGCCTGTGACGTCGGCTTCTTCTCCTAAACCGGTTTCCAAGCCAGTGGCAGCCAGTGCTGCTAAGACAGAATCGAATGTGCTGGAAATCGACCGGGGCAAACCTTTTACGTTCGAATATATCCCGACCGGGGCGCGAGTTGTTTTTCATTGGCGGCCAGCGGCCCTTCAACAAGCGGGTGACCAACCGGGCGAACTATGGCAATGCAGTGGCGCCCTTCTGCCTTGGCTCGAAAAAGAATTGACAGGTTTTACAGGTCTATCGTCTGCCGACGTAGAGACCGTCACTTGTTACCTCATTCCCGGTCCGCGCGGGCAACTCCCTTCGTTCGTTTATAAATTCAAACCCATTGAAACCTTCGATCTACAGGCATGGGTGAATGGTCAGGAAGCCGCGACCGATCAGCAGGATGGGTTTCAGGTTTATGCAGTGGGTGAACAACGCTTGTTCTGGCTGGATGATCAAACGGGAATGTCCGTTCCCTCATCACTATTAGAAGAAGCGATTACTACAGGAACGGATCCCTTGCCGATGACGGCTGGACTCGATCAGTTGATTTCCCGATCAGACTCCGATGCCGAAGTCTCGATTCTGTTCGATTTGAAAGCGGTTGAGATCGGGATGAAGGACTGGATTCCTTCCCGGGAACAGCAGGTTCTACAGACCTTTTTAAGTTATTGGGGTGATGATACCGAGGCAGTCTTATGGGATTTGAATTTGGAGAACGATCAACTTCATTCTTCGATTCAGTTACAAGCTTCTCCTTTTGCCGCCAGTAAAAAGTTGCAACAGCAATGGCAGGCTAACATTCAGGGAATGGGGAAAATGACTTGGCAGGAACTTCGTAACAAGGCATTGCATTCCGTGGGAGCACAGACGGTGCTGGCTCGATTCCCAGCGATGATTCAGCTGGCGAGCCGATTTACGACAGTCGACGTGGAAAAACAAAGAGTCACGATGAATACGACGTTGTCTGAACGGGCCGCTCCGAATCTCACTTTGGCCAGTTGGTTATATTGGCGAGAACAAATCCTTCCGGAATCTGCCGTTACTGCTGCTCCTGTCACAACGGAAACTGTGAAAACGAAGTCACTGGTAGACCGATTGCAGGCGACTCTGTTCATCGATTTTCGTTTGACACCGCTTCAGGAAGCGATTGAGCAGATCGGTCAGGAATCGAAAATTGTTTTCGAAATCGATGGTGATGCGCTCAAAAATGAGGGCTATACGCAGAATATGCAACAGAACTACAATCTAGGAGAAGTGACCGTCGAAACGGCGTTGGCCCATTTGATGAAGCAGTATCCGAAAATGGCCCTTGTTCTGAATGAAGCCGATAATAAAGTGATCGTAACCACGAAATCGGCCGCCACAGCGAAACAACAAACTCCTTACGCATTCCCAACAGAAAATCAATAA
- the ispD gene encoding 2-C-methyl-D-erythritol 4-phosphate cytidylyltransferase — translation MSKFAVILPAAGQSTRCRVKRMKKPFAELNRRPVWVRSTELFINRDDVAQTIIVISPEDREWFKEKFRPNLAFMDIEIVDGGAERADSIQNALARVKSDIDFVAVHDAARPLMVEEWVDDVFRTAIKTGAAMPAVPVTSTVKRVNDKNEIVETVPRENLWLAQTPQVFRRELLLEAYAKRNGLIATDDAQLVEAIGHTVTVVEGSPMNIKITTGEDFKIASSLIEALPKKDPLRSLHPFQDDPGDQWR, via the coding sequence ATGTCGAAATTCGCAGTCATATTACCTGCGGCGGGTCAGAGTACCCGTTGTCGCGTGAAACGGATGAAGAAACCGTTCGCGGAACTCAACAGACGGCCTGTCTGGGTTCGGTCGACGGAGTTATTTATCAATCGGGATGATGTCGCACAGACGATCATTGTCATCTCTCCTGAAGACCGAGAGTGGTTTAAGGAGAAATTTCGCCCTAACCTCGCGTTCATGGATATTGAGATTGTCGATGGTGGTGCGGAACGGGCAGATTCGATTCAGAATGCTCTGGCGCGGGTGAAGTCCGACATCGACTTCGTTGCTGTGCATGACGCAGCGCGGCCGTTGATGGTCGAAGAGTGGGTCGATGATGTCTTTCGGACGGCGATCAAAACAGGTGCGGCGATGCCCGCCGTTCCGGTGACCAGCACAGTGAAACGGGTCAACGATAAAAACGAGATCGTCGAAACGGTTCCGAGGGAGAATCTATGGCTCGCACAGACACCCCAGGTCTTTCGGCGGGAACTGCTCTTGGAAGCTTACGCGAAACGGAACGGACTCATCGCCACAGATGATGCTCAACTGGTGGAAGCCATCGGGCACACGGTGACTGTGGTCGAAGGTTCGCCGATGAATATCAAAATCACCACGGGCGAAGATTTTAAAATTGCGTCATCGTTGATCGAAGCGCTTCCAAAGAAAGATCCACTACGATCTCTCCATCCCTTCCAAGATGATCCCGGCGACCAGTGGCGCTAG
- a CDS encoding spermidine synthase has protein sequence MFGRRELKTFTSRQLTTLLDIALYSLSFRLFMLGFLLGPIALAIVHHYFATAGNLFPARTGGMVAISIGFAWAVSRGLFWSTTFRSNLIRRILPTWIQATIGLVMWVVLLPYLDRVNEFLLSQFSGTTLTETGTQLVYYCLSGLISLTLPAYWLVRTADSLASDLVGAEVNGQKRSQYQRYLFRYATGLVSGIAFTSLLLAPFWGLQIIAWISVTALVVVCIERLVQGASVKNHHVPYGFQSLLADGQSLWLEKLWQAGVWCAIGGLLFLLQRMFTQYMPGTVYVSMFVWIGFAIGLFWGLQFIARRQGDSQTAQAEVASALLLMVVLASAWTVLWMLASDVLLASSLWISAELSQTWLITLFRLGSIVLAVAPLGLTAVCCLLTAQPGNRVNILSCCRWHRLLGLVVGCVSVQYLMANGISLVNLMTGCQWLLLSLAGLKWAQTWKFSYSKPVVAGLCAAVMLVLAAPLADRLFDSSRTAKYLFSSDVYAAYRNGTDTNELGVLNDQRLIKQVEGESATYTVWSQNGLQQFVRADGLPQGIASLDASIIPEHTGEILPAVLPLILHRSPHQVMLLGVPSGVSVKSCLQFPIQELKCVETEDAVIELARESAWKNRSPENDIRFEILDLPARLALSQAEPQDVIISSPPMSMLQRSTNCYTLEFYQAAANALNEEGLFCQRFQHFDYGSQPLCDIVTTLRAAFRSVSTIQSAPGELLLIGTNSEEGVNRAGLLSRLRKPHSRQALASLGWDWAVPLEILQLDDESWTEILKKQPGHINTAANGSLAYSLPHEMLRWGNKVQEKQVLTAPPHSDTLYAWVKDEDDDHQVSHRFEELKSLRELQVMSNGKYWAYRNPVRKRVQEKPRTVIKQVKGEGPQQRMHEEDRRRLEYFESLGDAFQAQQITRGHLQDIEQFSLPYDPLVSYFSHMELAALCERLPEEFAGDELRHLLHTVFYGSSQDRSIKNIARAMVLLVEHPEVVNNEPRRADMLNAMLQLMKSRWMLRGTMPVGSLGLSQKDVTDSLDAIELTFDEFEKFAANTELQDYAWESRELHLERFLVSPLRTYRSQLSVAQAKREHDLETAEAKTADASLQQQVKADAAKLEAEDAEPNPINNAVFELPNF, from the coding sequence ATGTTCGGAAGACGCGAACTAAAAACGTTCACATCCCGACAGCTGACAACACTTCTCGATATCGCTCTGTATTCGCTGTCGTTTCGTTTATTCATGCTTGGGTTCCTACTCGGACCAATCGCTCTGGCGATCGTCCATCATTATTTCGCGACCGCCGGAAATCTGTTTCCTGCGCGGACGGGTGGTATGGTGGCGATTTCAATCGGATTCGCCTGGGCGGTCAGCCGTGGTTTATTCTGGTCGACGACATTTCGTTCCAATTTGATCCGTCGGATACTACCGACGTGGATTCAAGCGACGATTGGTCTAGTGATGTGGGTGGTATTACTCCCCTACCTCGATCGGGTGAATGAATTTCTGCTGAGTCAGTTTTCAGGTACTACACTAACGGAAACCGGCACGCAGCTCGTCTATTACTGTTTATCGGGACTGATCTCGTTGACCTTGCCGGCCTATTGGCTGGTGCGAACGGCCGATTCACTCGCGAGTGATCTGGTGGGTGCGGAAGTCAACGGACAGAAAAGAAGCCAGTACCAACGTTATCTCTTTCGCTATGCCACCGGTCTGGTCTCGGGAATCGCGTTTACGTCGCTCTTACTCGCCCCGTTCTGGGGATTACAAATTATCGCCTGGATCTCCGTGACAGCTCTCGTGGTTGTTTGTATTGAACGCCTCGTTCAAGGAGCCTCGGTCAAAAATCATCACGTCCCTTATGGGTTTCAGTCGTTACTGGCAGATGGCCAAAGCTTATGGTTGGAAAAATTGTGGCAAGCAGGCGTCTGGTGCGCGATTGGCGGTTTATTGTTCCTGCTCCAGCGGATGTTTACACAATACATGCCGGGGACAGTGTACGTCTCTATGTTTGTCTGGATCGGTTTTGCCATAGGATTGTTCTGGGGTCTGCAATTCATTGCCAGACGGCAAGGTGATTCTCAGACAGCGCAAGCGGAAGTTGCTTCTGCTCTGCTATTGATGGTGGTACTGGCATCGGCCTGGACCGTTCTCTGGATGCTCGCCAGCGATGTTTTGCTTGCGTCAAGCTTGTGGATCAGCGCCGAGTTATCCCAGACATGGTTGATCACTTTGTTCCGCTTAGGCAGCATTGTCCTGGCTGTCGCTCCTTTGGGGCTGACTGCTGTTTGCTGTCTGTTGACCGCTCAACCGGGCAACCGAGTTAATATTCTTTCCTGCTGCCGCTGGCATCGTCTGCTGGGTTTAGTGGTGGGTTGTGTTTCCGTTCAATATTTAATGGCAAACGGCATTTCGCTCGTCAACCTGATGACCGGCTGCCAATGGTTGCTACTCTCACTGGCAGGACTCAAATGGGCTCAAACCTGGAAGTTCAGCTACAGCAAACCGGTCGTCGCCGGTTTGTGTGCGGCTGTGATGTTGGTCCTGGCCGCTCCTCTGGCTGATCGCCTGTTCGATTCCAGTCGTACCGCGAAATACCTCTTTTCAAGCGATGTTTATGCTGCCTACCGCAACGGTACCGATACCAACGAACTGGGAGTCCTCAACGACCAGCGATTGATCAAGCAGGTTGAAGGAGAATCGGCCACATACACGGTCTGGTCGCAGAACGGGCTTCAACAGTTCGTCCGCGCTGATGGACTTCCACAGGGTATCGCCAGCCTCGATGCAAGCATCATTCCTGAACATACAGGAGAGATTCTCCCTGCAGTTCTCCCATTGATCCTGCATCGTTCACCTCACCAGGTGATGTTGCTCGGTGTTCCTTCGGGCGTCTCTGTGAAAAGTTGTCTGCAATTTCCTATACAGGAATTAAAGTGCGTCGAAACCGAAGATGCTGTGATCGAACTCGCCCGTGAATCTGCATGGAAGAATCGCTCTCCTGAAAACGATATTCGATTTGAAATTCTCGATCTTCCTGCACGGTTGGCCCTATCACAGGCGGAACCACAGGACGTGATTATCTCCAGTCCACCGATGTCGATGCTACAACGGTCGACCAATTGCTATACGCTCGAATTCTATCAGGCTGCGGCGAACGCGCTCAACGAAGAGGGGCTCTTCTGTCAGCGGTTCCAGCATTTTGATTATGGTTCACAACCACTTTGTGACATCGTCACCACACTTCGGGCCGCGTTCCGTTCGGTAAGCACGATTCAATCGGCTCCCGGAGAATTGTTGCTCATCGGGACCAATTCGGAAGAGGGAGTGAATCGAGCCGGATTACTGAGTCGCCTCCGTAAACCGCATTCACGTCAGGCTCTCGCCAGCCTCGGATGGGACTGGGCAGTCCCTTTGGAAATTCTGCAACTGGACGATGAATCCTGGACTGAAATTCTGAAAAAACAACCCGGTCATATCAACACCGCCGCGAATGGATCGCTGGCTTACAGCCTGCCTCATGAAATGCTGCGTTGGGGAAATAAAGTACAGGAAAAGCAGGTGCTTACTGCGCCACCACATTCCGACACACTTTACGCCTGGGTCAAAGACGAAGACGACGATCATCAAGTGAGTCACCGCTTCGAAGAGCTGAAGTCCTTACGGGAACTGCAGGTCATGTCGAACGGAAAGTATTGGGCCTATCGAAACCCGGTTCGTAAACGTGTGCAGGAGAAACCTCGCACAGTGATCAAACAGGTTAAAGGAGAAGGTCCACAGCAGCGAATGCACGAAGAAGACCGCCGCCGGTTGGAATACTTTGAGTCTCTGGGCGACGCGTTTCAGGCACAACAAATTACTCGCGGACATCTGCAGGACATCGAGCAGTTCTCGCTACCTTACGATCCGCTGGTCAGTTATTTCTCGCATATGGAACTGGCGGCACTCTGTGAAAGACTGCCGGAAGAATTTGCAGGTGATGAATTACGACACCTGTTGCACACCGTATTTTATGGTTCCAGTCAGGATCGGTCCATTAAGAACATCGCTCGCGCGATGGTCCTGTTGGTAGAACATCCAGAAGTGGTGAATAATGAACCCCGCCGCGCGGACATGCTGAATGCTATGCTTCAGCTCATGAAATCACGTTGGATGCTTCGTGGAACAATGCCGGTTGGTTCACTTGGACTGTCCCAGAAAGATGTGACGGACTCACTCGATGCGATTGAACTCACCTTTGATGAGTTCGAAAAATTCGCTGCGAATACTGAACTGCAGGATTATGCGTGGGAATCTCGTGAACTGCATCTTGAGCGTTTCCTGGTGAGTCCACTGCGTACCTATCGCAGCCAGCTTTCGGTTGCTCAGGCTAAACGGGAACACGACCTCGAGACAGCTGAAGCGAAAACTGCCGATGCGAGCTTGCAACAACAGGTCAAAGCAGATGCGGCTAAGCTGGAAGCGGAAGACGCAGAACCTAACCCGATCAACAATGCGGTGTTTGAATTGCCGAACTTCTGA
- a CDS encoding HAD family hydrolase, which produces MNSDVQLAVLFDMDGVLIDSYAAHFESWQVVAKQRGGTYTEEEFVAGFGRTSRELIREQWNGAENWSEDEVAQLDNDKEAAFRDILNENFPAMPGGRELIFDLYERGFRIAVASSGPRENVQLVIDRLEIGSCLSAVITGNDVTKGKPDPQVFQLAAQGVDVPNPLCCVIEDAPAGVAAANAAGSSCIGLVRPGKYSVNLDDANLIVSHLNEINPAKIAELIQSRQG; this is translated from the coding sequence ATGAATTCCGACGTACAACTGGCGGTCCTGTTTGATATGGATGGCGTGCTGATTGATTCCTATGCTGCCCACTTCGAGAGCTGGCAAGTCGTCGCCAAACAACGTGGCGGGACCTACACAGAAGAAGAATTCGTCGCCGGATTCGGCCGTACCAGCCGGGAACTGATTCGGGAACAGTGGAACGGTGCCGAAAACTGGAGCGAAGATGAAGTTGCCCAACTGGATAACGACAAAGAAGCTGCCTTTCGAGACATTCTCAACGAGAATTTCCCCGCGATGCCGGGTGGCCGAGAGTTAATCTTTGATTTATACGAGCGGGGTTTTCGTATCGCAGTCGCTTCCTCCGGGCCACGCGAAAACGTACAGCTGGTAATCGACCGGTTGGAAATCGGTTCCTGCCTATCGGCAGTGATTACCGGCAATGATGTCACCAAGGGAAAACCGGACCCACAGGTCTTTCAACTGGCGGCACAAGGAGTAGATGTCCCTAACCCGCTTTGCTGCGTGATTGAAGATGCGCCAGCAGGAGTCGCCGCCGCGAACGCAGCAGGCTCATCCTGTATTGGTCTAGTCCGTCCGGGTAAATATTCTGTTAATCTCGACGACGCCAACCTGATTGTCTCTCATCTCAACGAGATCAATCCTGCAAAAATCGCCGAACTTATCCAGTCTCGTCAGGGTTAA
- the zwf gene encoding glucose-6-phosphate dehydrogenase has translation MSQGQLYYASDSTIVIMGASGDLTARKLLPALFTLWKEGFLADNVPIVGVARREKTDESFREEMHQNILEHCRIKPDSRDDWNKFAARLFYREVDLTSPDDYQMLKKSLEKLETDFNIPTNRTYYMAIAPSLFLPVVEALHQSGLVPDRESDDIFRVVIEKPFGRDLASAQHISYELSRMLQEEQIYRIDHYLGKETVQNILLFRFGNSIFEPLLNRNHVEHVQITVAESQGIEGGRGAYYDKSGALRDVLQNHVLQLLCLMGMEPPSLFQAEAIRDEKLKVLQALAPGNPGDLSKWTVAGQFTEGEVNGKHVPGYRQEERVPPDSTRETFVAMEVKIDNWRWAGVPFYLRTGKRLPERVTEIAIQFQLPPLHLFGTVECEGDICDLVGARPNTLVFRIQPKEAISLVFSTKRPGMQYQIQPVRMDFAYDEAFDRGLPEAYERLLLDVMRGDSTLFTRSDELEAAWRFVDPLLQQLDDPAFEPEFYKPGTWGPEGANLMLARNGHRWRVPGSEHNKAQSGEGKSLG, from the coding sequence ATGTCTCAAGGTCAACTTTATTACGCGTCTGACTCGACCATTGTGATTATGGGTGCTTCAGGAGACTTAACCGCCCGAAAATTGCTTCCGGCATTATTCACGCTCTGGAAAGAAGGTTTCCTGGCGGACAACGTGCCAATCGTTGGAGTTGCCCGTCGAGAAAAGACTGACGAGTCTTTCCGCGAAGAGATGCACCAGAACATTCTGGAACATTGCCGCATCAAACCGGACAGCCGCGACGACTGGAACAAATTCGCTGCGCGACTTTTCTACCGCGAGGTCGACCTCACCAGTCCGGACGACTACCAGATGTTGAAGAAGAGCCTCGAGAAACTCGAAACCGATTTCAATATCCCGACGAATCGCACTTATTACATGGCGATTGCACCCTCACTCTTTCTTCCTGTTGTCGAAGCTCTGCATCAATCGGGTCTCGTCCCCGACCGGGAATCTGATGATATTTTCCGGGTAGTTATTGAAAAACCTTTCGGTCGCGACCTCGCTTCGGCTCAACATATCAGCTACGAGCTGAGCCGCATGTTGCAAGAGGAGCAAATCTACCGTATCGATCATTACCTCGGTAAAGAAACCGTACAAAACATCCTGTTATTCCGGTTTGGAAATTCCATTTTTGAACCCTTGCTCAACCGCAACCATGTCGAGCATGTGCAGATCACCGTGGCGGAGTCTCAGGGTATTGAAGGGGGCCGTGGCGCTTATTACGACAAATCGGGGGCGTTGCGAGATGTACTGCAAAACCACGTACTGCAATTACTCTGCCTGATGGGCATGGAACCACCATCACTTTTTCAGGCGGAAGCAATCCGCGATGAGAAACTGAAAGTCCTGCAGGCCCTCGCTCCCGGCAATCCGGGCGATCTCTCCAAATGGACGGTCGCCGGCCAATTCACTGAAGGCGAAGTGAATGGCAAACATGTCCCCGGTTACCGGCAGGAAGAACGTGTCCCGCCCGATTCAACTCGCGAAACGTTTGTCGCCATGGAGGTCAAAATTGACAACTGGCGTTGGGCGGGGGTTCCGTTTTATCTCCGTACCGGAAAACGGTTGCCCGAACGCGTAACAGAAATCGCGATTCAGTTCCAACTTCCACCGCTCCATCTCTTTGGAACTGTGGAGTGCGAAGGGGACATCTGCGATCTGGTCGGTGCTCGCCCGAATACACTCGTTTTCCGTATTCAACCGAAAGAGGCGATCTCCCTCGTCTTCTCGACCAAACGACCAGGAATGCAATATCAGATTCAACCTGTGCGGATGGATTTCGCCTACGACGAAGCATTCGATCGTGGTCTGCCCGAAGCTTACGAACGATTATTGCTCGACGTGATGCGGGGAGACTCCACTCTCTTTACCCGTAGCGACGAGCTCGAAGCGGCTTGGCGATTTGTCGATCCGCTCCTCCAGCAACTCGACGACCCCGCGTTTGAACCCGAGTTTTATAAACCCGGCACCTGGGGTCCGGAAGGAGCCAATCTGATGCTCGCACGAAATGGACATCGCTGGCGTGTCCCCGGTTCGGAGCATAATAAAGCCCAGTCTGGAGAAGGAAAGTCGCTCGGTTAA
- a CDS encoding VanZ family protein, protein MKYRYTLEELGQISRRILISYWTLLFIATHIPLWFVHMDVPKDSDKLAHFLGYGGLMFCLRGWQWVAAQQSDIQEQIENQNGNRKRYTLWFAVLVLMVYSVLDELLQIPVYRHADLHDAIADWVGLVIGAIAFYLSRPWIVRLFLVSPLETEAASE, encoded by the coding sequence GTGAAGTACAGATATACGCTGGAAGAGCTTGGACAAATCAGTCGTCGAATTCTGATCAGCTACTGGACGCTCTTGTTTATCGCGACGCACATTCCGCTTTGGTTTGTGCATATGGATGTACCGAAAGACTCGGACAAGCTAGCGCACTTTCTGGGCTATGGCGGGTTGATGTTCTGCCTGCGCGGGTGGCAGTGGGTTGCTGCCCAGCAGAGTGACATTCAAGAGCAGATAGAAAACCAAAACGGGAACCGAAAGCGTTATACGCTCTGGTTCGCCGTTCTGGTATTAATGGTGTATTCTGTTCTGGATGAATTGCTGCAAATTCCAGTCTATCGGCACGCCGACCTGCACGATGCTATTGCAGACTGGGTCGGTCTGGTGATAGGGGCGATTGCATTTTATTTATCGCGACCATGGATCGTTCGCCTCTTTCTGGTCTCTCCATTGGAAACCGAAGCGGCCTCGGAATGA